Proteins from a single region of Dyadobacter fanqingshengii:
- a CDS encoding alpha/beta fold hydrolase, producing MKIINNISNLKRWFQNSQQVILILLLSACLLPVKGQSHKSAGISNGQITKIEDPFQHIKQIRAGVLDVGYIEVGPAIGQPVLLIHGWPYDVYSYEHVSKILAAKGFRVLIPYLRGYGSTTFLSQETRRNGQQSAFAVDMIAFMDALKITNAIVGGFDWGARTADIMAALWPERVTGLVSVSGYLIGSQEGNRAPLKPKAEQSWWYQYYFATDRGAAGYEANTYEFNKLIWETTSPTWKFNKYTFDRSAASFKNPEHVKIVIDNYRWRLGLSKGEEKYDELEARLAKAPSITVPTVTLEGDANGAPHPDPSSYAARFKGQYAHHTITGIGHNLPQEAPEAFAQAILEVAGWINK from the coding sequence ATGAAGATTATAAATAACATTTCAAACCTCAAACGCTGGTTCCAGAATAGTCAGCAAGTAATACTGATTCTATTACTTTCAGCGTGTTTGCTGCCAGTGAAAGGCCAATCTCATAAATCAGCAGGCATCAGCAACGGTCAAATAACGAAGATTGAAGATCCCTTCCAGCATATTAAGCAAATCAGGGCGGGGGTGCTAGATGTTGGATATATAGAAGTAGGCCCGGCAATAGGGCAGCCCGTGCTACTTATTCATGGATGGCCTTATGACGTATATAGCTATGAGCATGTTTCAAAAATACTGGCTGCAAAAGGCTTCCGCGTTCTAATTCCATACTTACGAGGCTATGGAAGTACAACCTTTCTGTCTCAGGAAACACGCCGGAACGGGCAGCAGTCAGCCTTCGCCGTGGATATGATTGCATTCATGGATGCATTAAAGATTACAAACGCAATTGTGGGTGGCTTCGACTGGGGTGCACGAACGGCAGATATCATGGCGGCATTGTGGCCAGAACGAGTAACGGGTCTTGTGTCAGTAAGTGGTTACCTTATCGGGAGCCAGGAAGGTAACCGGGCGCCATTGAAGCCAAAGGCTGAGCAATCGTGGTGGTATCAATATTATTTTGCCACGGATCGCGGTGCTGCAGGTTATGAAGCCAATACTTATGAATTCAACAAACTTATCTGGGAGACTACTTCTCCAACCTGGAAATTTAACAAGTATACATTTGACCGTTCGGCTGCGTCATTTAAAAATCCAGAGCATGTCAAGATTGTCATAGACAATTATCGCTGGCGACTTGGACTGTCGAAAGGCGAAGAAAAATATGATGAATTAGAGGCCAGACTTGCCAAAGCGCCCTCAATCACAGTGCCAACCGTAACATTGGAAGGCGACGCAAACGGCGCACCGCATCCTGATCCCAGTAGTTACGCCGCCCGTTTCAAAGGACAATATGCACACCATACGATTACTGGCATTGGCCATAATTTGCCTCAGGAGGCTCCCGAAGCCTTTGCTCAAGCAATTCTGGAAGTGGCCGGTTGGATCAATAAATAA
- a CDS encoding winged helix-turn-helix transcriptional regulator: MNEDHIRKAGEILSNPRNQKQEVQALQDTIYAIGGKWRLLIINSICNGNRRFRDIQRSIPGITTRMLSRELKDMEANQLIKRTVTADTPVLVEYTETDYCMSFGGIILEMISWGKQHREKVMKD; this comes from the coding sequence ATGAATGAGGACCACATTAGGAAAGCAGGAGAAATCTTGTCAAATCCCAGGAATCAAAAGCAGGAAGTACAAGCTTTGCAGGATACCATATACGCCATTGGTGGAAAATGGAGGCTCCTCATTATCAATTCAATATGTAATGGGAACAGGCGTTTTCGTGATATCCAGAGAAGTATTCCTGGCATTACAACCCGGATGTTGTCCAGGGAACTAAAAGATATGGAAGCTAATCAGCTGATCAAACGCACAGTAACTGCGGACACGCCCGTGCTGGTTGAATATACTGAAACAGATTATTGTATGTCTTTTGGCGGAATCATACTGGAAATGATCAGTTGGGGCAAACAACATCGGGAGAAGGTAATGAAGGATTAG
- a CDS encoding phytoene/squalene synthase family protein, whose protein sequence is MKALYDQLSVCCSKKTTQLYSTSFSLGIHFLQPKFHTPIYSIYGFVRLADEIVDSFHGYDKHGLMAKIREDTAEAIAAGISINPILNSFQHVVNQYGIEWSLIDTFLKSMEMDLGQKQHSPDSFQEYVLGSAEVVGLMCLRVFTEGDAAKYDDLKYYAMKLGAAFQKVNFLRDLKADYQDLGRSYFPGINFTHFTSADKEIIQQQIQQDFGQALIGIKKMPASSRRGVYLAYYYYQKLFLRISQTPAEKVMDARIRIPNHNKIGLMMRSLIRHQLNYL, encoded by the coding sequence ATGAAGGCTTTATATGATCAATTGTCGGTCTGTTGCAGCAAAAAAACCACGCAGCTGTACAGCACTTCTTTCTCGCTCGGGATCCACTTTTTACAGCCTAAATTTCACACCCCGATTTACAGCATCTACGGCTTTGTCCGCCTGGCTGACGAGATCGTCGATAGCTTTCACGGCTATGACAAGCACGGCTTAATGGCAAAGATCAGAGAAGATACCGCCGAAGCGATTGCTGCCGGGATCAGTATCAATCCAATTTTAAACAGCTTTCAACACGTTGTAAACCAGTATGGCATTGAGTGGTCATTGATTGATACATTTCTAAAAAGTATGGAAATGGACCTTGGACAGAAGCAGCATAGTCCTGATAGTTTCCAGGAATATGTCCTGGGCTCAGCCGAGGTGGTTGGCCTGATGTGCCTGCGTGTGTTTACCGAAGGGGACGCAGCAAAATATGATGACCTTAAATATTATGCTATGAAACTGGGCGCAGCATTTCAGAAAGTCAATTTTCTACGCGATTTAAAAGCTGATTATCAAGACCTGGGACGCAGTTATTTTCCGGGCATCAATTTCACACATTTTACAAGTGCGGACAAAGAGATTATCCAACAACAGATCCAGCAGGATTTTGGGCAGGCATTGATTGGTATAAAAAAAATGCCTGCATCGTCCAGGCGTGGTGTATACTTGGCATATTATTATTATCAAAAGCTTTTCCTTCGGATCAGTCAGACGCCAGCCGAAAAAGTAATGGATGCCAGGATCAGGATCCCTAACCACAATAAGATCGGGCTTATGATGCGCTCATTGATAAGGCATCAATTGAATTATTTATAA
- the crtD gene encoding 1-hydroxycarotenoid 3,4-desaturase CrtD: MPSAIIIGSGIAGIATALHLRAAGFEVNVFESNDYPGGKLHAFEINGYRFDAGPSLFTMPQLITELFELFGEQPTDFFQYHRMKSVCNYFWEDGMRFTVDADREVFAKEAAAKFGIEATTILAYLKNGQKKYELTASLFIEKSLHKMGTYFSVDTLKAMAHLSEMNLGISLDALNEAAIGEPHLVQLFNRYATYNGSSPYLTPGIMSMIPHLELYLGAYYPNGGMHSITTSLYQLALRQGIRFHFNQKIEEILVEKNKAVGVKTASSQHFADCIVSNMDIFSTYKKLLASQPHPERTLRQERSSSAVIFYWGIRGTFDQLDLHNIFFSSDYQQEFAHLFEHKTLFNDPTVYINISSKETSGDAPPGCENWFVMINAPGDYGQNWEALVAQARQNIISKLNRLLGTDIAALIMTEDVLTPPLIEKRTSSYRGALYGAASNSKLAAFLRHPNFSNKIKQLYFCGGSVHPGGGIPLCMHSAKITSKLIISDL, from the coding sequence ATGCCATCAGCAATTATTATTGGTTCAGGTATAGCTGGCATTGCTACTGCACTGCATCTGCGGGCCGCAGGCTTTGAAGTGAATGTATTTGAGAGCAACGATTATCCCGGTGGCAAGCTACATGCTTTCGAAATAAACGGCTACCGTTTTGATGCGGGGCCTTCGCTCTTCACCATGCCACAACTTATTACTGAGCTTTTCGAACTTTTTGGTGAACAACCAACTGATTTTTTTCAGTATCACCGCATGAAGTCGGTGTGCAACTATTTTTGGGAAGATGGCATGCGCTTTACTGTTGATGCCGATCGCGAAGTTTTTGCAAAAGAGGCTGCGGCCAAATTTGGTATTGAAGCCACAACGATATTAGCTTATTTGAAAAACGGCCAGAAGAAATATGAGCTTACCGCTTCTTTATTCATTGAGAAATCGTTGCATAAAATGGGTACTTATTTTTCTGTGGATACACTTAAGGCCATGGCTCACCTATCGGAAATGAATTTGGGCATTAGTCTGGATGCGCTTAATGAAGCAGCCATCGGTGAGCCGCATCTGGTTCAGTTATTCAACCGCTATGCTACTTATAATGGCTCATCACCGTACCTCACACCCGGTATCATGAGTATGATTCCACATCTTGAACTTTACCTGGGCGCTTATTATCCAAATGGCGGTATGCACAGTATCACTACCAGTCTGTATCAACTGGCACTTCGACAAGGCATCCGATTTCATTTTAACCAAAAAATAGAAGAAATACTGGTTGAGAAGAATAAGGCAGTTGGGGTTAAAACGGCAAGCAGCCAGCATTTTGCAGATTGCATTGTGTCAAACATGGACATATTTTCTACCTATAAAAAGCTGTTGGCATCACAACCGCACCCTGAGCGCACGCTCAGGCAGGAGCGATCAAGTTCTGCAGTGATATTTTATTGGGGCATTCGCGGTACGTTTGATCAATTGGACTTGCACAACATATTTTTCAGCAGCGATTATCAGCAGGAATTTGCGCATTTGTTCGAACATAAAACGCTTTTCAATGATCCTACCGTTTATATCAACATTAGCAGTAAAGAAACTTCGGGTGACGCACCTCCGGGATGCGAAAATTGGTTTGTGATGATTAATGCCCCGGGAGATTATGGTCAAAACTGGGAAGCATTGGTGGCCCAGGCGCGCCAGAATATCATCAGCAAATTAAACCGCCTGCTCGGCACCGACATTGCAGCACTGATCATGACAGAAGATGTGTTAACACCCCCGCTTATTGAAAAACGAACGAGCAGTTACCGTGGCGCATTGTATGGTGCGGCAAGCAATTCTAAACTTGCGGCCTTCCTTAGACACCCCAATTTTTCAAACAAAATAAAACAACTTTATTTTTGCGGAGGATCCGTTCACCCCGGTGGCGGTATTCCTTTGTGCATGCATTCTGCAAAGATTACTTCAAAGCTCATCATTTCAGATTTATGA
- a CDS encoding spheroidene monooxygenase: MSSITTLTLFRFQNSRSKMWAFGQMQFAHAYISKTPGLQFYKLMGSGREPGFSPLPDWGVYAMLGIWANEQCADHFFKDAEIFKRYQAHSSEQWTIYMKPIQAKGLWSGRNPFTPSTDLDDDNPLIAVITRATIKAGKLIRFWDYVPTSQRPIVQGCKGLIYTKGIGEAPLVQMATFSLWENIDALKNYAYNSPEHQEAIRKTRKIDWYKEELFARFQPYRSVGTWGGENVLAPYLNH, translated from the coding sequence ATGAGTTCCATCACTACGCTTACTTTATTTCGGTTTCAGAATTCACGATCTAAAATGTGGGCTTTCGGGCAAATGCAGTTTGCACATGCATATATCAGCAAAACGCCCGGGTTGCAATTTTACAAACTCATGGGCAGCGGTCGCGAGCCGGGTTTTAGCCCATTGCCCGACTGGGGTGTATATGCCATGCTGGGTATTTGGGCCAACGAGCAATGCGCTGATCATTTTTTTAAAGATGCTGAAATTTTTAAGCGATACCAGGCGCACAGCAGCGAACAGTGGACCATCTACATGAAACCCATACAAGCCAAGGGCCTTTGGTCAGGACGTAATCCATTTACCCCCTCAACAGATTTGGATGATGACAACCCGCTTATTGCAGTAATTACGCGTGCAACCATTAAGGCGGGTAAACTGATCAGATTTTGGGACTATGTTCCTACATCTCAGCGGCCCATTGTGCAAGGTTGTAAAGGGCTGATTTATACCAAAGGAATTGGCGAAGCACCGCTGGTTCAGATGGCCACTTTCAGTTTATGGGAAAATATAGATGCGCTGAAAAACTATGCCTACAATAGCCCCGAACATCAGGAGGCCATCCGGAAAACCCGAAAAATAGATTGGTACAAAGAAGAGTTATTTGCGCGTTTTCAGCCTTACCGATCAGTAGGAACCTGGGGTGGTGAAAATGTTTTGGCTCCCTATTTAAACCATTGA
- a CDS encoding SDR family oxidoreductase: METLKGKKSLVTGGNSGIGYATAKELKAQGADVIITGRRENVIQEAATELDVTGLVSDQGKVADIEALAKQVSEQFGKLDILFINAGVLGGAAIETATESDFDYVMDVNFKGAYFTLSRFIPILNDGASVVFLSSNVVSMNGANSSMYTSSKAALNAVMKIAAIELAPRKIRVNAISPGPTQTEILNKMGLDPAARLALDDWMIERIPLKKIGTADDVAKMVTYFSSDASSFITGAEIIMDGGMSL; the protein is encoded by the coding sequence GTGGAAACTTTAAAAGGAAAAAAGAGCCTGGTAACGGGCGGAAATAGTGGTATTGGTTATGCTACTGCCAAAGAATTGAAAGCCCAAGGAGCTGACGTGATCATCACAGGCAGGCGAGAAAATGTTATCCAGGAGGCTGCAACTGAGCTTGATGTGACTGGCTTAGTAAGTGATCAAGGCAAAGTTGCTGACATAGAAGCGCTGGCAAAACAGGTAAGCGAACAGTTTGGCAAACTTGACATTTTGTTCATCAATGCAGGTGTATTAGGTGGCGCCGCAATAGAAACAGCGACGGAAAGTGATTTTGATTATGTAATGGATGTTAATTTCAAAGGTGCATATTTTACACTTAGCAGATTTATTCCTATCCTGAATGATGGTGCTTCAGTCGTGTTTTTGTCATCGAATGTTGTCAGCATGAATGGGGCTAATTCGTCCATGTACACATCCAGTAAGGCGGCGCTGAATGCGGTGATGAAAATTGCCGCCATTGAACTAGCGCCTAGGAAGATCCGGGTCAATGCGATCAGTCCGGGACCTACTCAGACTGAGATTTTAAACAAAATGGGACTTGATCCAGCTGCACGCCTGGCATTGGATGACTGGATGATTGAGCGCATCCCATTGAAAAAGATCGGTACTGCGGATGATGTTGCAAAAATGGTAACCTACTTCTCCTCAGATGCGTCGAGCTTCATTACAGGTGCAGAAATCATAATGGATGGCGGAATGAGTCTTTGA
- a CDS encoding carotenoid biosynthesis protein has protein sequence MNNELSFSVVKSNSSIFAIWLVTISGMIGIWLGYGAWFLPKTPFNLLLGVALLYWNFPLKNVWPGILIWSLVYIIGMSVEMIGVNTGFLFGDYWYGENMGPKLANVPLLIGINWVVLTFITATIAKRFIRNPWMAPVCGAALMVALDFFIEPVASVFDYWHWDAGYAPLRNYIDWFVVSLILQVLVKNSVPQAKYPLPLHHFASQVLFFVFFYAMQQITTK, from the coding sequence ATGAATAACGAACTATCATTTTCGGTTGTGAAAAGCAACAGTTCTATATTTGCAATATGGCTGGTAACCATTTCAGGCATGATTGGTATATGGCTAGGTTATGGCGCTTGGTTTTTGCCGAAAACACCATTCAACCTGCTGCTTGGCGTGGCACTTTTATACTGGAATTTTCCGCTGAAAAATGTTTGGCCAGGCATCTTAATCTGGTCACTTGTTTACATCATCGGAATGAGCGTTGAAATGATTGGAGTCAATACTGGCTTTCTTTTCGGAGACTATTGGTACGGTGAAAATATGGGTCCTAAATTGGCTAACGTTCCCCTGCTGATTGGCATCAACTGGGTGGTGCTTACTTTTATAACAGCCACTATCGCAAAGCGTTTTATACGTAACCCATGGATGGCACCTGTTTGCGGAGCTGCGCTAATGGTTGCGCTCGACTTTTTTATCGAACCTGTGGCTTCGGTATTCGATTACTGGCATTGGGATGCAGGTTACGCACCGTTACGCAACTACATAGACTGGTTTGTGGTTTCCTTGATATTGCAGGTGCTTGTAAAAAATTCCGTACCTCAAGCAAAGTATCCGCTACCGTTACATCACTTTGCGTCTCAGGTTCTATTTTTCGTCTTCTTCTATGCAATGCAACAAATAACTACAAAATAG
- a CDS encoding ABC-F family ATP-binding cassette domain-containing protein, with protein sequence MLFLQEVAYAHPNRDVLLSDINLSVNKQDKIALIGHNGAGKSTLLKILAGEIAPTAGLVKSNSKPYYVPQLFGQFNEKTIAEALGVSAKINALKGILDGDVTEANLTTLNDDWSIDERCQVALSHWNLTGLDLSVKMGMLSGGQKTKVFLAGIMVHNPELVLLDEPSNHLDMLGRDILYDYIQTTPHTLLVVSHDQTLLNLAGTVLELSKRRITAYGGNYDFYLTQKTIENDALNQDLKSKEKALRKAKETERQTMERQQKLDSRGKKKQEKAGLPTILMNTLKNSAEKSTSKIKGVHAEKIESISQDLSQLRSEISDTGKMKLDLDNAALHQGKILVTAENLNVGFKRLLWQKPLNFQIMSGERIAIKGANGSGKTTLIKIILGDLLPGAGNLQRAEFKAIYIDQDYSLIDNSLSIYQQAQRYNTGMLQEHEVKTRLDRFLFPKEYWDKPCVALSGGEKMRLMLCSLTIGNQAPDMIILDEPTNNLDIHNIEILTNAINEYKGTLLVVSHDAYFLQRVRVETEIDLSEFR encoded by the coding sequence ATGCTTTTTCTTCAAGAGGTCGCTTATGCGCATCCTAACAGGGACGTTTTGCTCTCTGATATCAATCTATCTGTAAACAAACAAGATAAAATTGCGCTCATCGGCCATAACGGGGCTGGGAAATCCACCCTTTTAAAAATCCTGGCAGGAGAAATTGCGCCTACGGCTGGACTAGTTAAAAGCAATTCAAAGCCTTACTATGTCCCACAGCTTTTTGGGCAATTTAATGAGAAGACCATCGCAGAAGCGCTAGGCGTTTCTGCAAAAATCAATGCACTAAAAGGCATCCTGGACGGCGATGTGACAGAAGCAAACCTGACCACACTTAATGATGACTGGTCTATTGATGAGCGCTGCCAGGTCGCTTTATCTCACTGGAATCTTACGGGTTTGGACCTCAGTGTAAAGATGGGAATGTTGAGTGGCGGGCAAAAAACTAAGGTTTTTCTGGCAGGAATTATGGTACATAACCCAGAACTCGTGCTGCTGGACGAACCAAGTAACCATCTTGACATGCTCGGTAGGGACATTTTGTATGATTATATTCAAACCACTCCCCACACATTGCTGGTGGTAAGCCACGACCAGACTTTACTGAACCTTGCGGGAACAGTTTTGGAATTGAGCAAACGCAGGATAACCGCCTATGGAGGAAATTACGATTTTTATTTAACACAGAAAACAATTGAAAATGACGCATTAAACCAAGACCTGAAAAGCAAAGAAAAGGCGCTGAGAAAAGCCAAGGAAACCGAGCGTCAAACAATGGAGCGACAACAAAAACTCGATTCCCGCGGCAAGAAAAAACAGGAGAAGGCCGGCTTGCCGACGATTTTGATGAACACCTTAAAAAATAGCGCAGAAAAAAGCACTTCTAAAATTAAAGGTGTCCATGCTGAAAAAATAGAAAGCATTTCGCAGGATTTGAGCCAGCTACGGAGCGAGATTTCCGACACCGGGAAAATGAAACTGGACCTGGATAATGCTGCACTGCATCAAGGAAAAATCCTGGTTACTGCTGAGAATCTAAATGTTGGCTTTAAACGGCTACTGTGGCAAAAACCGCTTAATTTTCAGATAATGAGTGGTGAGCGGATAGCAATAAAAGGGGCAAATGGATCTGGGAAAACGACATTAATCAAAATTATTTTAGGAGATCTGCTGCCCGGCGCAGGAAATCTGCAACGGGCCGAATTCAAAGCAATTTACATTGATCAGGACTACTCCCTGATCGACAATAGTCTGAGCATTTATCAGCAGGCACAACGCTATAACACCGGGATGTTACAAGAGCACGAGGTCAAAACGAGGCTGGATCGCTTTCTATTTCCAAAAGAATATTGGGACAAACCCTGCGTAGCGCTTAGTGGCGGCGAAAAAATGCGGCTCATGCTTTGTTCGTTGACGATCGGCAACCAGGCCCCTGACATGATTATCCTAGATGAGCCTACTAATAACCTGGATATCCACAATATTGAAATCCTGACAAACGCCATCAATGAATATAAAGGCACATTGTTGGTCGTCTCGCATGATGCTTATTTCTTGCAACGGGTGCGGGTCGAAACAGAAATTGACCTTTCCGAATTTAGGTAG
- a CDS encoding organic hydroperoxide resistance protein translates to MENQIVFAAKAAASVSKVLYTGKVHVTGGREGAAISSDGRLDVSLSSPGTSGQGTNPEQLFAAGWSACFIGAMQHNATLLKIKLPLMTSVDTEVDLATGQQGFTLQAKMQVNLPGLPEQQAREIVLAAHQTCPYSKATKDNIEVSIWVTV, encoded by the coding sequence ATGGAAAATCAAATCGTTTTTGCAGCCAAGGCCGCTGCGTCGGTTAGTAAAGTTTTATATACGGGAAAAGTACACGTGACTGGTGGCCGTGAAGGCGCTGCAATAAGCTCAGATGGACGTTTGGACGTTAGTCTTTCATCGCCAGGCACTTCTGGCCAAGGCACGAATCCCGAGCAACTATTTGCGGCCGGCTGGTCTGCATGCTTTATTGGGGCTATGCAGCACAATGCAACTTTATTAAAGATCAAACTTCCTTTGATGACATCTGTGGATACCGAAGTGGACCTGGCTACCGGCCAGCAAGGCTTCACCTTACAAGCAAAAATGCAGGTTAATTTACCGGGACTACCTGAACAGCAGGCAAGGGAGATCGTACTGGCCGCACATCAGACTTGCCCTTATTCAAAGGCCACCAAGGATAATATTGAAGTGAGCATTTGGGTTACCGTATAA
- a CDS encoding VOC family protein — protein sequence MNLHQLGPHLAVIVPTLTVRNCSGAITFYQTAFAATVLMSNTDPDGSTVAELEIMGARFVVADESEEHNLFSPEKLHGTPVRIGLQVVDPDQLFARAIGAGALIIYPVADQDYGYRLGHLVDPFGHHWEIFKPLT from the coding sequence ATGAACTTACATCAACTCGGCCCGCATTTAGCAGTCATTGTCCCAACACTAACAGTTAGAAATTGCTCTGGCGCCATTACATTTTATCAAACAGCATTTGCTGCCACTGTTCTTATGTCCAACACTGATCCGGATGGATCCACAGTCGCCGAATTGGAGATTATGGGCGCAAGGTTTGTTGTTGCAGATGAGTCGGAAGAGCACAACCTTTTCAGCCCTGAGAAATTGCACGGCACACCTGTGCGGATTGGATTGCAGGTCGTAGATCCTGACCAGTTATTTGCACGTGCAATAGGCGCGGGCGCATTAATTATCTATCCCGTCGCCGATCAGGATTACGGGTACAGATTGGGCCATCTGGTAGATCCTTTTGGTCATCATTGGGAAATCTTTAAGCCGTTAACCTAG
- a CDS encoding nuclear transport factor 2 family protein — protein sequence MEELKAKDQIRELMARYVRYADEKNWTDLASLFTPEGSFTPLNVNGQPLVQMQGRQQIAQTILEAVGQATAIHHLFSYEITLDTAEQATGIFSMEDQLIHNQDNSTPIHASSVIPAFKTMHGFGHYHANFIKIGAAWYIEKLVQTRIKLDFTY from the coding sequence ATGGAAGAATTAAAAGCAAAGGATCAAATCAGAGAGCTGATGGCCCGGTATGTCCGCTACGCAGATGAAAAAAACTGGACTGACTTGGCATCGCTCTTTACCCCCGAAGGGTCTTTTACACCTTTGAATGTAAATGGCCAGCCACTTGTGCAAATGCAGGGACGTCAACAAATTGCCCAGACCATTTTAGAAGCAGTTGGACAGGCAACAGCCATCCATCACCTTTTTTCTTATGAGATTACTCTGGACACAGCAGAGCAAGCCACTGGGATTTTTTCAATGGAAGACCAACTGATACATAACCAGGACAATAGCACTCCGATACACGCATCGTCGGTCATTCCTGCCTTTAAGACCATGCATGGCTTCGGGCACTACCATGCAAACTTTATTAAAATTGGCGCGGCTTGGTACATCGAAAAGCTTGTGCAGACCAGAATCAAATTAGATTTCACCTATTAA
- a CDS encoding alpha/beta fold hydrolase, translating into MIFTGTGPKGAQGLSDLPKILAATAGLTAQETFLKIGFTSSKSSLAAGEAAYQRIQRRQVDRDRPLSQQSRIAEVTAVLGWAQSYANAFKELEGLSQPALIVQGEFDVAVPVSNAVKMSEHLPNAELAIFPNAGHAALFQNPQQFLRLTSKFLSE; encoded by the coding sequence ATGATATTCACAGGCACTGGTCCAAAGGGGGCACAGGGATTATCTGATTTGCCTAAAATTTTGGCAGCTACCGCAGGGCTTACAGCCCAGGAAACATTTCTGAAAATTGGCTTTACAAGTTCAAAAAGTAGTTTAGCAGCTGGCGAGGCTGCCTACCAACGCATTCAACGACGCCAGGTTGATCGCGACAGACCGTTAAGCCAACAGAGTCGCATCGCAGAAGTGACTGCCGTGCTTGGCTGGGCGCAGTCTTATGCAAATGCTTTTAAGGAATTGGAAGGATTATCACAACCGGCTTTGATAGTACAGGGAGAATTTGATGTTGCGGTTCCTGTGTCAAATGCTGTAAAGATGTCTGAGCATTTGCCCAACGCAGAACTTGCCATATTCCCTAATGCAGGCCACGCAGCACTTTTTCAGAATCCGCAGCAGTTTTTGAGGCTCACCTCCAAGTTCCTTTCAGAGTAG
- a CDS encoding epoxide hydrolase family protein: MKTSIIPFKIQVPQEVLTDLQTRLKMTRWAPDQNNEDQFYGLSTAFLKDYADHWLQNYDWREQEEKLNSYNQYKIDIEGQPIHFIYEKGKGPNPVPIILSHGWPWTYWHWSKLIGPLTDPVKYGGKAEQSFDVIIPSLPGFGFSTPVKDPEINFWKIAELWHKLMKDVLGYEKYAAAGSDYGMLVTAQLGHKYADELIGIHLGHEMPLQIFQSERPWDLTEGNLVPADLPEEQRNEFLNFQKTFASHVAVHMLDSQTLTHGLNDSPVGMLAWILQRWKKWSDKHANFEDSYTKDDVITFAMIYWINQAIGTSMRVYANAARYPWKPSHSRTPAVEAAAGFSLLVGEVYPPFATIDNRVNMLTDGPLASQFNIVYAKAFQKGGHFGPWENPAAFIEGVRDTFDPLK; the protein is encoded by the coding sequence ATGAAAACATCAATAATTCCCTTCAAAATCCAGGTCCCACAAGAAGTCTTAACGGACCTTCAAACCCGACTGAAAATGACCCGTTGGGCCCCTGACCAAAACAATGAGGATCAGTTTTACGGATTGAGTACAGCTTTTCTCAAAGACTATGCGGACCACTGGCTGCAGAATTATGATTGGCGTGAGCAAGAAGAAAAGTTAAACTCATATAACCAGTACAAAATTGATATTGAAGGACAACCCATACATTTTATATATGAAAAAGGAAAAGGCCCAAACCCTGTTCCTATCATCCTTTCACATGGCTGGCCGTGGACGTATTGGCATTGGAGCAAACTGATTGGCCCTCTCACCGATCCCGTCAAGTATGGCGGTAAGGCCGAGCAGTCATTTGATGTCATTATCCCTTCCTTGCCAGGATTTGGCTTCTCAACCCCGGTAAAGGACCCTGAAATCAATTTCTGGAAGATTGCCGAACTTTGGCATAAGTTGATGAAGGACGTGCTAGGATATGAAAAATATGCCGCAGCCGGAAGTGATTACGGAATGTTGGTAACAGCTCAGTTAGGACATAAATATGCGGATGAGCTGATTGGTATCCACCTGGGGCATGAAATGCCGCTCCAAATTTTTCAAAGCGAACGTCCATGGGACCTTACCGAAGGGAACCTTGTTCCGGCCGACTTGCCGGAAGAACAGAGAAACGAATTTCTCAATTTCCAGAAAACCTTCGCTTCCCACGTCGCCGTTCACATGCTCGATTCACAAACTCTAACGCATGGTTTGAACGATTCGCCTGTCGGAATGCTGGCTTGGATCTTGCAGCGATGGAAAAAGTGGAGTGACAAACATGCGAATTTTGAGGATTCTTACACCAAGGATGACGTTATCACCTTTGCAATGATATACTGGATAAATCAGGCAATTGGAACCTCTATGAGAGTCTATGCAAATGCTGCCAGGTACCCCTGGAAGCCGTCACACTCAAGAACACCTGCGGTCGAAGCTGCGGCCGGATTTTCATTGCTGGTCGGGGAGGTATATCCCCCTTTTGCAACAATTGACAATCGTGTAAATATGCTGACAGACGGACCATTGGCCAGCCAATTTAATATCGTATACGCAAAAGCATTTCAAAAAGGAGGCCACTTCGGCCCCTGGGAGAACCCTGCGGCATTTATCGAAGGCGTCCGGGATACTTTTGATCCATTAAAATAA